ATTTATACAGGTTTCAATCCCGCGTTATAATTAGCTATAAACATTCGAATCACGTCGTCGGCATTTGgatattaacaaaaatatttacgccGAATGAGTCAGTAAAAAAGATGTTTATTAAATCATTACTGCATTATACGATTAGTACAAATTGGTTTGAACTAGAAATTTATTCCGGATGAGGGTATAATCAGATCGTGGGAGGCATATATAAACCTCGATCATTCGCCTTCGTAAGTAGTCACTGAATCACGATGCTTTTTGGGATCGTTAACAATCCTGCTCTGGCAGCGGTACAATTCTTTGCTGTTGTGACGATCGCCGTGTCTGCGGACGTTGTTAATTACTGGCCGCAATGTCGTCAAAATTTGGAATACTCGTTACCGGACAGTGCATACTGCGATAAATACTTCGTCTGCAAGGACGGAGTTTTGACCGAACGTTTCTGTCCGGACGGACTCGGCTTCGTTCCTTACGCTGGCTGCAAGCCCCTGCATCAGGTCGAATGCGGACCACGGAATCAGCTGCGTACGTTGGCCGacaaaacgaattgaaaaacctgcacgatttttttcttttacttccgttgagaaaaattttaagaaaaaaaaaaaattcgaaacccTTTATCCGTTTGTACAGAGACGCCTCTCGGTACCGGGAAGTGCCAGCGGTTAAATGGCGTTTTTTCCGCCCCAGAGGGATGCGGGCGATTTTACAAATGCTACCAGGGGTTCGCTCAGCCTGACGCTTGTCCGAAAGGTCAGATGTTCGACGACGTAAAGGTGCAGTGTCGGTATCCCACGAGTGCCGAGCTCTCGGTTTGCACTCCAATTTGGTACCCGGAAACGGCCACCACTCAAGGTATGTTTTAGAAGGGAAAAATTAAACTGGGAAAGGAAATTTTCTCGATAAAGTGactgagatgaaatttttgctgTTAATTATTTGCGCATATGCAGCTCCTGCAGTTTCGGTAGTTCCTGTCGTTCCTGTTGCTCCCGTGGCTCCCGTGATTCCTGCGGTGCCGCCGTCCGAAATGCAGACCGTAACATTTCTACCTGCGGGTTACAGCCTCGAAGGATTAGAAATCATCGTTCCTGATCCAAATCTATACAAATGCCCAGCGAATGACGCCTATCCCTTCGGGGCTCATTCCCGTCATCCGATAGCTGGGAATTGCAAATTCTTCTTACTCTGTCAATCTgacggagtgaaaaaaattgccggATGTCCAGATGGCCTGGGATTTAATCCGAAGTCAAGTCTCTGTGAAGATTCGAGAAATATTCCCGGCTGTGTTTACTATTATAGCAGTCCTAAGCAGTAACGCGTGTTGGGACCTTTGCGAAATTTATATTACTCCAGATATGTAAACACACTTGTAGCGTTATTGTGAATTTAAGTATCTCATTCCGAGGTTGACAATTTCGCTCCAGGTGAGTACGTACATTTAtgggtaaattgaaaaaaatcgtgtgaAATGTTGTGCTAATGTTcgattattgtattatttggatttgatttaattaaaaattctggGATATTAAAtagttttaattaatttatgcTAATGCTAAGATTTGTGctgattttcattcgaaaactTTGTTAGCTTACATACTAAAGTTCCTTATTTGAACGACatctttttcataaaaatactTCCAAACTACTAGCCGGATCGAACGGATGACAACATTCTTGGGTATAAATCGCTACAAAATACATCTAAAaccttcatattttttcttagtAGTTATTAAGCACAACGTGACATGTCGAGTAACAAAATCAGTAACCATGGATGAATTGATCagaattttgattaaaaatgaattaccCGTACActgattatattatatacctcgATATCCATCCATAATGAAAACGATACAATCAcgtaaaatttaatattatcttaaacaaattttaaccTCTTAGAGTCGATCGTCATTTTGactaaaaatgaaataccCGTACACCGATACCTCGATATCCAACCATACAGGAAACGATACAATTACACAAAATTAGCAATTATCCGAAGCAATTTTTGACGCCTCACATTTATTGactgcaaaaaaaatgttcgtcACATTTTCTTgctaatttttgttgtttttaatCTTAATTACTTGTACACTAtcattacatacatattatcaTATaacttattatattatattgtaacgtactttgacgttacggaaaataaatatggatccgcgagttcaATTGTCaagtcaaaagaaatcaagagcgtgaataaaatgttgtgaaaatgctttaatgcaagatatgtgtttctcgtttaatgtctgaaacaagactgtttttacaataatgttggttgacgcagcaaccttatttttttgaaagcacataagaggtttataaacgtcttttatctatgctgactatgatcattaaagagggggcaaaacgggtgatttcaccctttgtaacaatatacatatattatatacatatacttattatatacatattacatcaAATAACTTCATACAACTTCTTATGCAGCCTTACTCGGCTTCGGACGTTGGCACGTCGACTTGATCGTGCATCTGAGTTTTTACAAACGCCTTGGGCGGAGTGCACGTGTGTCGTAAAATCGCTTGTCAGTATTTTAGCATCCGGAATTGCACGTTGCAAATGTGCACCGGTTGCGAGACGGAGCCTACCACGGCAGTTGTTGGGTATCCTCGTGAATCAGATGATGGTGATGCTAAACGTAGCCGCGGAAAGTACATCCATCAGGAAACGCCTCGTGAAAATACGCCAAACGATCGTTCGCAGCGGTCCCCAAACAGGACGAACATCGGCATTGGCACCACTTTTCGGTGAAGACAGGTCATGGCCGGGTTCCGGTAACCGGGGTACTTGTTCGCAAACTACGGTACATCAGCAGGTGATCGTCTAGCCGTGGGTGTTCTGGCTAAGGGGACATCTTCTAGGAACTGCCCGGATAATATCGAACAGTTTACTGGGTCCACCTTATCTTCAAAGTCCTCCTCGATCTCAATTCCGGGCACCTCGTTGGACGTAGTTCTGTTGCTCCTGCTGCGGATCCTAAAACACCTCAGCTGTTTCCGCTGCAATTACCGCTCCCAATCTTTGTAACTTGGAACTCCTCGAATGTTCGACGGTTCATCTACTTCGGGGAATGGTGTTGTTATGCTTGCGTTGTGAACGAAAGCATTGCTCGATAATTAACCGAGGGATCGTCGCGGCCCGCAATGTCGAACCAAATATGTCTGAAATGGAACAGCTTCCTAACCGCTTGAGGAACAATAAAGTCCTCGTAAATCGGGGTGGAACACCGCATCCCGATCGGCTGTTGAGggagacaaaaaaattatcgttaaaTTCGACGAATTATGGAAGCAATCGAACAAGTTCAAAATGACAGCGCCAATGACATTTACTCGTTGAAAAACCGTCGTTTGAATCATCTAAGGCAGAGAGTCTCTGTCTTGTCTCGGGCTACTAATACAGTCTCGTTAtgctttttcatttatttttgagACTTATTTCCAAGACTCGGACTCGAGTCACTTCACCTACCAGAATTGAATTGTCTGATATTTTCCCAAATATATAGACgtgtgaaattattcaaatcacaTTTTCTGCTTGAAACGCGCGCAACTGTGTCAATGAAATCTCGGGCTGCGCCCAGAAAGAtgaaattggtgaaaaaagaagtttAATTTCAATTGTCGAACATCAATGCGTACGAGCATATTTCGAAACGAAATTTCTGTCCGAGAGCGAGTACTTTTACTCTTTGTCACATAAGGTGAGCAGTGTTAGTTTCGGTCGAATATGAGTCCtcgaatttcaataaatcttCAAGTTTTCGAACCTCATACGAAAAATAGGTTTCTAGAAAAATGTCAATCTGTCTATTTATCATAATAAATACCTGCGATCGTCCCAAGatcgagggaaaaaaaatttggtatttACACAATTTCACATTTGAATTATGAGTATGAAAACATTGACATGTCCTGTTGTCGTCGACTGTGTACTTCTATCGATGATAAATCATAAGGCTCGAAGGACTCGCATACGGTTCGTACGACTTTCATAGAAAATTTTACGCAAATTGCTAACAGCAGGTAAATAatacggtcaaaaaaaaattggatgaaaAGTTGGAGtaacattttataaaaaatagagAATTTTGACCAGAAACGATTTTAATCTTAGTTGATGGTACTTTCGACAATTGAATTGGTCTGTGTAGCGACGAAAGGTTTGTTTCTTATACACTTTTCATCcgattttcagtaaaatgTAACGTATCGTCATCGTTGACTTACCTGCATGAAATTACTTCTCGGTGTTGGTTTCGCTGAGAGTGCGTACGGGTAGTTATCTTCTACCGGAGCCTTCATTACGCAGATGCGGTGTGATTAAATTACTGTGTAACCACAAACTTTTCTCACCTCTTTTACTTATACAAGTATGAGAGCGCGCAGATAAATTTATCGACAAACTTTTTCGAAACGAATAGCACGTTAGTACAGAATGGAAACGAGACTGCGATCATGTGTCTGGGACACAATGAAGCGCAGATTCGACTGAATGCTCTGAAAATTTGCTCGCACTTTATATACGGCAGAAAAtgtaccccccccccctattGCCTTTCGCCGTGTTTGGGGTGATAGGTAATGTCATAAAATTTGCGGCATTTATAACTACAAATACCTGAAGAATGGGTCTAATCCGCATGCCCACGTCTACAAACACCCTCGTGTCCCCTTACGCTTCATGTCGCAGTAATCACCCGCGGTGCCGTGTCTCATGCCAAGGATTAACGGTTCCTAATGCTTGGTCCATGGTCACAGGTATGATTCCGCACAACGACTCCGTGAAGTCTAGACGAAACCCACAATTAGGGAAATCGGGATTATAATTCAGAATATGGTAATAAAAGAACCTTTGACAGGAAACGCTTGACTGGTTGGCGAATGAgtcatttttcagaatttttgacTTCGAGTACAGTCAACTCCCTCGATACGGCCGGTCATGGGGGTGTGGGGGAggatatttgtaaaaattatcgtacCCCGACCAAAGATCTCGACGCGCATTTATAGCGCTTTCAGCTGAGACTCTCGCAACAGGGCGCCCAAAGTCCCAAAGTCATAACAGCTACGCTATTTTCTTCCAGCATTTCACTTTTGCTGCCTACCCTGTTGCGAGAGTGTTTGGCAAAATTGCGGCTACGCTTTGTTCACCTGAAGTAACGAGGAAAGCTGGTCAACTCTCTTGAGGGGAACTTCTTCGGGATCAGATGCAGCGAGAGATTGATGTTCATGCGAGCCCTTCTTGGTAAATGATCAAGAGTTTGTATTactgaatatttaaaaatctcGGTACCATTCAGCAGAAttggtttttgaaaattgaaggaccGAAAATTTCGAGGGCCACGGTTATAACATCACAGGTGATCGGGCCTGACTTTAACGATAAGCTGCATTTAAGAATCTCATTATCCGATGGCTAATAAAATCCGGGCAGTTGTCGTGACTAACAGCACCCTTTTTTTCGAGTTCCGGCTTGtgtcttttcttctctttgttGTACAGATTAGATGTTTTGCCCGTACGTAAGCCCATACGTATTAAGAGCTAtatctatatacgtatacagacATAACACTTGAATTTAGTCATAAATGCAGTATAAttcgagtgaaaaaatgacgatCGTTCTATGGATGAACAGTTTTCTCTACCTGACAAGGAGTTAGAACGCTGGTCGGTAAGAATTTCAGGTTTGAATTATCGCGCGCTGGATTGAAATTCGGTATCCTGACATCTGCGCTGGATGACGAGACTCGAATAGTAATCGAGACTCGATGGTCGAGTTCGATGTGTTTTGTTGAGGTTGCTGATGCTCGCTTCGCGTGATTATTTCTCATTCGATTCCGCGAAGAAAATACACAGAAAGGTAGTCAACTGCGAGggagtaagagagagagagagagagaaaaaaaagaacggaaGAGAGTGAGTGGTGTTGTTATGCTTGCGTTGTGAACGAAGGCATTGCTCGATAATTAACCGAGGGATCGTCGCGGCCCGCAATGTCGAACCAAATATGTTTGAAATGGAACAGCTTCCTAAACAACATTGCGACAAGCTTCGAAAGCCTCTGGGAAGAGGAAGGCCTCGTCGACGTCACCCTCGCCAGTGACGGGCAGTGTCTTACGGCACACAAGGTGATCCTTTCCGCCAGCAGCCCCTTCTTCAAGAAGGTCTTTCAGGTAATTCGCCTCGACTCGTCAGCCGCTCAAAGAATCCTTCCGCTTCTTACAGCACGTGCATTTCACCACTCGACGATATAACCTAAAACTGAGTTTATTTTCTcgccttttgctgcgtttctAAATCGTGTCATGTTCATCGTCACACAGCCAAGAGTCCGATTCTTTAGAGTCAATTGTATCTCCCGTTCTTAGTCTTGTTGTAACGTAACGATCGATAGAACCGATCAGGTGTAAAGCAAAGTTCTATCCCAAACAACTGGCGGCGATGCTAATCGTTTCCTCAACTTACTTTCAGACCAACCCATGCCAACATCCGGTGATAATATTGCAAGATGTTCACTTTCGGGAGCTGGAAGCACTGCTCATCTTTATATACAAGGGCGAAGTGAACATAGAGCAACAGAATTTACCGGCGCTTCTCAAAGCGGCTGAGACATTGAAAATTAGAGGCCTTTCTGGCGGAGATATGTTCGCTAAAGAATCGTACAAGAGATTCGTGGATCAGGATAATTCAGAAGTCGACGATGTTACGCCGACCAAAAACGATACACCCAAAAAGAAACAGAAGGTTGGCAAGAGAGCCAATAATTCTATCCTTGAAAAAGCACTGACCCCTCAGTTACCGCTGAATGATAACACCAGCGACACCACTACCTCAAATGTTGAACAGAACTTCAAGGAACCGGATCCAACGCCCGACCCTGTTCTTTTACGATTAGAAATGAAAGTTAGTCAGTTTGTTCAATCGTCTGCATTACTTTTGAGAAATAAGTTGCtaaaatgaatatgaatattcTCTTTTCGTGCAGACCTCGAAATTCCATTGTGATTTTGACtcataaattatcaaattttttgcctGATTCATGCAATGTTAATCGATaacttttctcattttcagacAGAGCCGTTAGAAATCCATGTGGAAGATTTTCAGAAGCGTTTACCAATCCACAAAGATGGGCTGGAGCGACTGGACACAGGGCAAAGTGACCCTACGCAAGGTTAGTATTAATATAGCAATGCATGATGGAGGTAATTGTTATTTGTGCACTGGTCAAGCGGCCTGCGTTATTTTACTGGGTATCATTTTGTACTATGTGTTACTTGTCCAACTTGGAACAAAGGTTTTTGAACGATATTATTTTTGGACTTTATGTCTGCCGAGAGAATGTTTGTTACTCAGCTGCCACAATATATCACccaaatttatttccacaacttttcaacgaaaattatgCATATCTAATGTTCAATGACgcacaattatatttttctcgaattcaaCTGTACTGATATTTTGATTTCTGTGTGAAGATTAAACTCTTTAGACAAATTAGCTCCTGCTTATCAACAACTGTTTGAAGAGTTAACACGCCAAGGTAGCTTGCATATCTGgcatttcatttgattttgatgtataatttatgtCGTGGATATTTTGTAACGATccttttattataattgatgCTTATCGGTCGTTTTACATGATTTGATTCGAACATTTGCTAGTGATTATGTCGTTTGCACATACTATAGGCAAATTcccttttttcat
This is a stretch of genomic DNA from Neodiprion fabricii isolate iyNeoFabr1 chromosome 2, iyNeoFabr1.1, whole genome shotgun sequence. It encodes these proteins:
- the LOC124176508 gene encoding transcription factor GAGA-like isoform X2, producing MSNQICLKWNSFLNNIATSFESLWEEEGLVDVTLASDGQCLTAHKVILSASSPFFKKVFQTNPCQHPVIILQDVHFRELEALLIFIYKGEVNIEQQNLPALLKAAETLKIRGLSGGDMFAKESYKRFVDQDNSEVDDVTPTKNDTPKKKQKVGKRANNSILEKALTPQLPLNDNTSDTTTSNVEQNFKEPDPTPDPVLLRLEMKTEPLEIHVEDFQKRLPIHKDGLERLDTGQSDPTQGSGNSPAEDISGLSGLSGIPGIPEEKPVAIYAYQQLPHADLLPSPDVIATWASSRPIDALACDLMKILFTPEERILCNVNGKMGKQQFDSSKIHLIREVLLHFSGIASDSLEWEEAWKNCVTKIDTSNRGLKRKKILRSRRLVNHVFSYRDSR
- the LOC124176508 gene encoding transcription factor GAGA-like isoform X4; the encoded protein is MSNQICLKWNSFLNNIATSFESLWEEEGLVDVTLASDGQCLTAHKVILSASSPFFKKVFQTNPCQHPVIILQDVHFRELEALLIFIYKGEVNIEQQNLPALLKAAETLKIRGLSGGDMFAKESYKRFVDQDNSEVDDVTPTKNDTPKKKQKVGKRANNSILEKALTPQLPLNDNTSDTTTSNVEQNFKEPDPTPDPVLLRLEMKTEPLEIHVEDFQKRLPIHKDGLERLDTGQSDPTQGSGNSPAEDISGLSGLSGIPGIPEEKPVAIYAYQQLPHADLLPSPDVIATWASSRPIDALACDLMKILFTPEERILCNVNGKMGKQQFDSSKIHLIREVLLHFSGIASDSLEWEEAWKNCVTKIDTSNRGLKRYLFQRRSVYSQ
- the LOC124176508 gene encoding transcription factor GAGA-like isoform X1; the encoded protein is MSNQICLKWNSFLNNIATSFESLWEEEGLVDVTLASDGQCLTAHKVILSASSPFFKKVFQTNPCQHPVIILQDVHFRELEALLIFIYKGEVNIEQQNLPALLKAAETLKIRGLSGGDMFAKESYKRFVDQDNSEVDDVTPTKNDTPKKKQKVGKRANNSILEKALTPQLPLNDNTSDTTTSNVEQNFKEPDPTPDPVLLRLEMKTEPLEIHVEDFQKRLPIHKDGLERLDTGQSDPTQGCSKPTVTVIAEARDTSSPSVVSKYPSSVNSPNPHTSNYLNLPNVTNSPENSSTDSPIDPPEPLTFPSDLNPNISQPAFPPYNATNPSNDSESFEDSQLLKSGPAYPPFPCPFCDRAYTSWGFRRRHIKAVHTISPMLNCKWCLQVLPTHAAWRRHVISAHNLSASDAHNGLLILEEAHMVLQIAHPTRLDTLVNIIKQSAQQQGNTQGNNQPDKDND
- the LOC124176508 gene encoding transcription factor GAGA-like isoform X3 — protein: MSNQICLKWNSFLNNIATSFESLWEEEGLVDVTLASDGQCLTAHKVILSASSPFFKKVFQTNPCQHPVIILQDVHFRELEALLIFIYKGEVNIEQQNLPALLKAAETLKIRGLSGGDMFAKESYKRFVDQDNSEVDDVTPTKNDTPKKKQKVGKRANNSILEKALTPQLPLNDNTSDTTTSNVEQNFKEPDPTPDPVLLRLEMKTEPLEIHVEDFQKRLPIHKDGLERLDTGQSDPTQGCSKPTVTVIAEARDTSSPSVVSKYPSSVNSPNPHTSNYLNLPNVTNSPENSSTDSPIDPPEPLTFPSDLNPNISQPAFPPYNATNPSNDSESFEDSQLLKSGPAYPPFPCPFCDRAYTSWGFRRRHIKAVHTISPMLNCKWSYRRMRHGDDM
- the LOC124175621 gene encoding uncharacterized protein LOC124175621 gives rise to the protein MLFGIVNNPALAAVQFFAVVTIAVSADVVNYWPQCRQNLEYSLPDSAYCDKYFVCKDGVLTERFCPDGLGFVPYAGCKPLHQVECGPRNQLQTPLGTGKCQRLNGVFSAPEGCGRFYKCYQGFAQPDACPKGQMFDDVKVQCRYPTSAELSVCTPIWYPETATTQAPAVSVVPVVPVAPVAPVIPAVPPSEMQTVTFLPAGYSLEGLEIIVPDPNLYKCPANDAYPFGAHSRHPIAGNCKFFLLCQSDGVKKIAGCPDGLGFNPKSSLCEDSRNIPGCVYYYSSPKQ